The Clostridium sporogenes genome contains a region encoding:
- a CDS encoding M56 family metallopeptidase, translating into MDILVKIFLWVLQTSLTASIAALVVILILKLFNNHIGIRFQHALLFIIILRLIIPVNISGNINLFNSLFDKYENKLLNIESKSNTKAVYDVFTEREGYLNDKTRDDKIISNSSLESISYKQEDTTKEKIITNTLNIASCIWLVGVFSIALFFSIILWKFKVKISNLEQIEDLKIVSLLEECKKKLSINRSIPIYACADFKTLCIFGVLKPKIYIPKYKYSTNDYKYLSHIFLHEMIHYKRKDLIYNFLGTITILIHWFNPIIWFIVKKMKLQREYACDAYVLEILGKEESIEYGMTLINFSKLI; encoded by the coding sequence ATGGATATCTTAGTTAAAATTTTTTTATGGGTTCTACAGACTTCATTAACAGCAAGTATTGCAGCTTTAGTAGTAATTTTAATTTTAAAATTATTTAATAACCATATTGGAATAAGGTTTCAGCATGCTTTGCTGTTTATAATTATATTGAGACTTATAATACCAGTGAATATTTCAGGCAATATAAATTTGTTTAATAGTTTATTTGATAAATATGAAAATAAACTATTAAATATTGAAAGCAAAAGTAATACTAAAGCTGTTTATGATGTTTTTACAGAAAGAGAAGGTTATTTAAATGATAAAACAAGAGATGATAAGATAATTTCAAATTCATCTTTAGAAAGTATAAGTTATAAGCAAGAAGATACAACAAAAGAAAAAATAATAACTAATACTTTAAATATAGCTTCTTGTATATGGCTAGTTGGTGTATTTAGTATAGCCTTATTTTTTTCAATAATTTTGTGGAAATTTAAGGTGAAAATTTCAAATTTAGAACAAATTGAAGATCTAAAAATTGTATCATTATTAGAAGAATGTAAAAAGAAATTAAGCATAAATAGAAGCATTCCTATTTATGCTTGTGCTGACTTTAAAACTCTCTGCATATTTGGAGTTCTAAAGCCAAAGATTTATATTCCCAAATATAAGTATAGTACAAATGACTATAAATATCTATCACATATATTTTTGCATGAAATGATACATTATAAGAGAAAAGATTTGATCTATAATTTTCTTGGAACCATTACTATTTTGATACATTGGTTTAATCCAATAATATGGTTTATAGTGAAGAAAATGAAACTTCAAAGAGAGTATGCTTGTGATGCTTATGTACTTGAAATTTTAGGTAAAGAAGAATCTATAGAATATGGGATGACACTTATTAATTTTTCAAAATTGATTTAA
- a CDS encoding IS3 family transposase — protein MISNKYKYLIIKSLSSKFSIKLLCEISNISRSAYYKWTNTSNQCKDREIMDKILAIYNDNRKVYGYRRINISLKRTFGINVNHKKVLRLMQKLKIQSIIKMKKFKYKNPIANEYAKIENNVLNRNFEAKTLNQKWVADITYLRYGNGCRAYPSAMMDLNNNEIIGYKLSTSLEIEFVIDTVKTAISKCSREKLKDLIIHSD, from the coding sequence GTGATATCCAATAAATATAAGTATTTAATAATTAAATCATTAAGTAGTAAGTTCAGTATAAAACTTTTATGTGAAATTTCAAACATAAGCAGGTCTGCATATTATAAATGGACTAATACATCAAATCAATGTAAAGATCGAGAAATCATGGATAAAATATTAGCTATCTATAATGATAATAGAAAAGTTTATGGATATAGAAGAATTAATATATCATTAAAAAGAACATTTGGTATTAATGTTAATCATAAAAAAGTTCTAAGATTAATGCAAAAATTAAAAATACAGTCCATTATTAAAATGAAAAAGTTTAAGTATAAAAATCCCATCGCCAACGAATATGCAAAAATCGAAAACAACGTATTAAATAGAAACTTTGAAGCAAAGACTCTTAATCAGAAATGGGTTGCCGATATAACATATCTTAGATACGGCAACGGTTGTAGAGCTTATCCTTCAGCAATGATGGACTTGAATAACAATGAAATAATTGGATATAAATTAAGTACATCTTTAGAAATAGAATTTGTAATAGATACTGTTAAAACTGCTATATCTAAATGTTCAAGAGAAAAATTAAAGGATTTAATTATTCATAGTGATTAA
- a CDS encoding BlaI/MecI/CopY family transcriptional regulator has protein sequence MKDMPKISAAEWEVMKLLWKESPLTSEKMINSLTEKMDWSTQTVKTFITRLLKKEAIGFKKVGRAYNYYPLISENECIKAENQSFLQKVYDGAVGMLFTRFLEEETLSEEEIEELEQILKDKKEGK, from the coding sequence ATGAAAGATATGCCCAAAATCTCAGCTGCTGAGTGGGAAGTAATGAAGCTTCTTTGGAAAGAAAGTCCTTTAACATCTGAAAAAATGATTAATTCACTAACAGAAAAAATGGATTGGTCAACACAAACTGTAAAAACATTTATAACTAGGCTTTTGAAAAAAGAAGCAATAGGTTTTAAAAAAGTAGGTAGAGCTTATAATTATTATCCATTAATATCCGAAAATGAGTGTATAAAAGCTGAAAATCAATCTTTTCTTCAAAAAGTATATGATGGAGCTGTAGGTATGCTTTTCACAAGATTTTTAGAGGAAGAGACCTTGTCTGAAGAGGAAATTGAAGAGTTAGAACAGATTCTTAAAGATAAGAAAGAAGGAAAGTAA
- a CDS encoding M56 family metallopeptidase — MDILVKIFLWVLHASLTISAAALLVILIFKLFNNYIRARLQHALLFIIIVRLIIPVNIPTNINLFNILFDKYENKALDIERKSNTKDSYDFLKEGKVHLNNKTKDDKVLLDSPSENINHKQDDITKERVITSTLNIASCIWLFGVFSIALFFSIVVWKFKVKISNLEQITDIEVVSLLEECKNKLSINRNIPIYACDNFKAPCILGVLKPKIYIPKYKYSTNDYKYLSHIFLHELVHYKRKDLIYNFLGTIIILIYWFNPMIWIISKRMKLQREYACDTYVLEVLGKEESIEYGMTLINFSKFISSSRKVPQLAIFFENKNQIKSRIKAIKDFKKGSYKMSVAAVICCVLAGCIVFTNGVTAKGIKFDTAVETAINRQSNKFIIDAPVKYYSNLEKAESVAGFKFKVPDYISNYRVSDIDVRKVSDKANVLEILFHENRGDKSFRFLASKENMEDVLKQNAQKMYKNAKVEISKEAKNLSGINGFNITVKITGAQQQPTTKFFVWQNESIWYGIRTEIEYNKYFKDSKGQRYDNSVDTAKVDNVERITSSIKPVKDIKNVNYSVDDDRYKLFVYDNEDLKKAEELLDFAPKLPLNVGKDIAIEDSTVESLGNLSCQFNVFYRFKGVNTIHFTQSKNSDIYKNLNKKGYVEVKDAAGKVQHKKTQTLKIGNKEVFKYETASEDAINEKEKVENYIWKESNFYCKVSISSFGDKPTENPDEIAKNFVNSKSIN; from the coding sequence ATGGATATCTTAGTTAAAATTTTTTTATGGGTTCTACACGCTTCATTAACAATAAGTGCTGCAGCCTTATTAGTAATTTTAATTTTTAAATTATTTAATAACTATATTAGAGCAAGGCTTCAGCATGCTTTGTTGTTTATAATTATAGTAAGACTTATAATACCTGTGAATATTCCAACTAATATAAATTTGTTTAATATTTTATTTGATAAATATGAAAATAAAGCATTAGATATTGAAAGAAAAAGTAATACTAAAGATTCTTATGATTTTTTGAAGGAAGGAAAAGTTCATTTAAATAACAAAACAAAAGATGATAAGGTGCTTTTAGACTCACCTTCAGAAAATATAAATCATAAGCAAGACGATATAACAAAAGAAAGAGTAATTACTAGTACTTTAAATATAGCTTCTTGTATATGGTTATTTGGTGTTTTTAGTATAGCTTTATTCTTTTCAATAGTTGTATGGAAATTCAAGGTGAAAATTTCAAATTTGGAACAAATCACAGATATAGAAGTTGTATCATTACTAGAAGAATGCAAAAATAAATTAAGCATAAATAGAAATATTCCTATTTATGCTTGTGATAACTTTAAAGCTCCGTGTATATTGGGAGTTTTAAAGCCAAAGATTTATATTCCCAAATATAAGTATAGTACAAATGACTATAAATATCTATCACATATATTTTTGCATGAGCTGGTACATTATAAAAGAAAAGATTTGATCTATAATTTTTTGGGAACCATTATTATTTTGATATATTGGTTTAATCCAATGATATGGATTATATCAAAAAGAATGAAACTTCAAAGAGAGTATGCTTGTGATACTTATGTACTTGAAGTTTTAGGAAAAGAAGAATCTATAGAATATGGAATGACACTGATTAATTTTTCAAAATTCATTTCAAGTAGTAGAAAAGTACCTCAGTTAGCGATTTTTTTTGAAAACAAGAATCAAATTAAAAGTAGAATAAAAGCGATAAAAGACTTTAAAAAAGGATCTTATAAAATGTCAGTAGCAGCAGTTATATGTTGTGTATTAGCTGGATGTATTGTGTTTACAAATGGTGTAACGGCTAAAGGTATTAAATTTGATACTGCCGTTGAAACTGCTATAAATAGGCAAAGTAATAAATTTATTATTGATGCACCAGTAAAATATTATTCTAACTTGGAAAAGGCAGAATCAGTTGCAGGATTTAAATTTAAGGTTCCAGATTATATTTCAAACTATAGGGTAAGTGATATTGATGTTAGAAAGGTTTCTGACAAAGCTAATGTGTTAGAAATATTGTTTCATGAGAATAGAGGAGATAAATCATTTAGATTCTTAGCATCTAAAGAAAATATGGAAGATGTTTTAAAACAGAATGCACAGAAAATGTACAAAAATGCAAAAGTTGAAATTAGCAAAGAGGCAAAAAATTTATCAGGAATAAATGGATTTAATATAACTGTAAAAATTACTGGAGCACAGCAACAACCAACAACTAAATTTTTTGTATGGCAAAATGAAAGCATATGGTATGGCATACGAACAGAAATAGAGTATAATAAATATTTCAAAGATAGCAAAGGGCAACGTTATGACAATAGTGTTGATACAGCTAAGGTAGATAATGTGGAAAGAATTACATCTTCAATAAAACCTGTTAAAGATATAAAAAATGTAAATTATTCTGTAGACGATGATCGTTATAAATTATTTGTTTATGATAATGAAGACTTAAAAAAAGCTGAAGAACTTTTAGATTTTGCTCCTAAATTACCATTAAATGTTGGAAAAGATATAGCGATAGAAGATTCAACAGTAGAAAGTTTAGGAAATCTTAGTTGCCAGTTTAATGTATTTTATAGGTTTAAAGGAGTAAATACAATACATTTTACTCAAAGCAAAAATTCAGATATATATAAGAATTTAAATAAAAAGGGATATGTTGAAGTTAAAGATGCAGCTGGTAAGGTACAGCACAAAAAAACTCAAACATTAAAAATTGGTAATAAAGAAGTTTTCAAATATGAAACTGCTTCTGAAGATGCAATAAATGAAAAAGAAAAAGTAGAAAATTATATTTGGAAGGAAAGTAATTTTTATTGCAAAGTTTCAATATCTTCATTTGGTGATAAACCAACTGAAAATCCAGATGAAATAGCTAAAAATTTCGTTAATTCAAAATCAATAAATTAG